Part of the Vigna angularis cultivar LongXiaoDou No.4 chromosome 1, ASM1680809v1, whole genome shotgun sequence genome, TATTATTATTTCACTATAATAATATGCTTGATATAtctaataaaagaattaaacatgaaaaagaagaaaaacaaataacaatgattcactacaaaaataataaattttattggaGATTTTTTACCGTCGGGTTCAAAACCCACctagaataaatataattattaacagTTTTAATAATCTCAAATAGTTTTCGacgattttattaaaaatatctgtTAAGATAAAATACATTTGTTCCTTTCAATTATTTCCTGACAGTTTGTAATAAAAATGTCggtatcttaaaaataatttaatttcctcCCTTCCTCTCGTGCCTCTTCATTTTCCAAACCCAAAAAATCCCAAAATCCTTCTGCCTCTTCGTTTTCCCAAACCTAAAAATCTTCAATCTTCTCTATGGTGTTTTATTTTACCTATAGAGTTCACAAATTgcatataaaagtataattcgGTAAGAATTGAGTCACAAAGATAAATCTATAAAGAGATAATTTGGTAAGAATTAGgttgaatcaattttttaaacaataaacaTGAATTAACATTGCTTGGTAATTTGATATAAGGATTGTTATTTCACacacaaaaatacatatttcatttgtttcttatttttgacACAAATACTACATATCTAAGGAATTAGCTTAAGAAATGAAGTCATTATCTACATTTCAAACTAGTTCTTTATCTGTGACATTCTACAACTACAAGTTAACAAAAGCAATTAGTGTGGTGCCTAAtgtctataattttttatcGGTTTAGGTTAGTTTTGATTTCTCCAAAAATCAAttgaaacttataaatattGCAATAAAATGACCTTTTTTTGTATGCAAATTATAACCaaacataataatattgtaaACATAAGTGGAGAaaatttgtgatattttttttgttatattttgtttttattgtcttGAACATGCTCTATTCTTGTTTTGTATATAactaaatcattttaaaagtcAAGTACTCTTTCTCTGTTCCATTTGCACACCAATTTagtaatttgattaaaatggGATAATTTGGCATGTGATGTCATAGTCGAGATCaacaaagaaaaagtttaacaaCAATTGTTGAGACAAAGATTATAGATGATAACACAACCTCTATTATTTGGAAAATGATCCTTGACTTTTactaataatttgaatttagattttgttttaaCTGTTCCATATGTAGAATATAACATTTTGTTTATTTCTCAAATCAATAAAGCcttaaattgtattgttattttttagcctaatttttgtatttttgaagatattcaaatcaaacaaaCGATTGGTTATGATGTGAAATAAGGGATGTCACTTCCTCAACTAATTCAGACTATGAGATTTAAGGATATCTTATACATATGTGGAGATGTACAATTAACATATGAGAAGTTAATTAACAATGTAAAATAAACCCTTTAGTCCAAATAATGAATTATAGATGAGTCGGTGGATTCATGAGTAGAACCGTAAATGTTTTCATCCTTAGTTTAAATACATTTCATTTCTAACTTctttttttcctaaataaaaagACTATAAAAGATGTGTGGTACAGAAATAATATACTCCTCTGTTCTATTAACTACATAGAAAATCAATTAAGTATAATGTCATGAAATtcatatgaaaattataatatgttgaCTAACATCAATGATCCACCTTAGTTTCTCAAGGATTTTTTAAACATGCAGTGGTAATTCATAGTTATTTAAGAATTTCATTGGAGTACGATGAGTTGAGAGTCATGGTATAAAAACGACTTTTATATAAGAATCGATTCTTAATACTACATCattagtttatattataaactataaaGATGTAAagtaactaaattttatttctcaattaGTTTAACCATTTGACTAAGAAAAGCCGAATAGCGAGTTCAAGAAAGGAAGATTCTTTGGAAGACTTTCAAAACTGATGGgctttaaatattcttttatatatttaacgtTTAAACCCTCTTTTGATCCGCATATTTATTGGTGAATTTcagataaattattattttttaaactgtaAAAATTAGATCCATatacttataaaattaattgagtcaattttgtcCTCGCTAAATTTTGACAAATGATGTTAATATATGTtgaactatatatttttttttaaataacgtgatattatatattaaattaatcgGTTATGTGTCCagctccttctctttctccggCTTCTTCTCTGTCTTGGgccaatttcttcttcttttcaattCTTTCTTCTAAGATCAATCTTTATTTCTCAGGGTCAAATTTTCCACTATGACTCCAACCCCTTCTTCCAAACAAAACTATCCCACCTAGATGAAGACTGCACAGTCCAAGCACCGTCTCAATTTCCATGGCCCAAATCAGCACTACAAATGGTGGATCCGACGAGGTTGGAGTGCCTGTAGTTGTTGCGTTCATAGCTATAGAGAGAGAAGGTGAATGAATCGGGGTTTGGTTTGGGGATTGCTGTTGTTGCTATGCCTTTGGAAACCCCTGAATCTGATATGTATCAGAGCAGCATTGGCGCACATTGCCTCGCCTACGGCTCTCACATATCCAAGTTTGTAAAAGCTGGTCTCATCAACCACGCCATCCACCTGTTCGACCAAATGACCTAATCCAATTGCCGCGTCTTCAGCGTCGACTACAACCGCTTCATCGGCGTCCTCATTCGTCACTCCCGCCTCCACCTCGCTCACCACTACTACCGCCACCACGTCATCCCTCGCGGCTTCTCCCTCCTCCCGTTCACCTACTCCCGCTTCATCTCAGCCCTCTGCTCCTCCCCCAACAACCTCCCCGTCATCCAAGACCTCCTCCTCGACTTGCACGCTCTCGGCTTCGTCCCCGACATTTGGGCCTTCAACACTTACCTCAGCTTCTTATGCCGCCACAATCTTGGTTTACAATGCTTTGATTGATGGGTTTTGTAGAATGGGAAGGGTTGATAAGGTGATGAAGATTAAAGCGTTTATGAGCCACAATGGGTGTGTGCCAGATTTGGTTACTTATAATATACTGTTGAATTACTGTTGTGACGAGGGGATGGTGGATGATGCCTTGCGGATGGTGGAGACAATGGAGCGGAGCGGGGCGGAGCCGGATTTGTATAGCTATAATGACAATGGAAGGTTATGGCTTAAATGGTTATATAGCACGGTGAAGGTTCTGGTGAGGATGGTGGCGGGCATGGCTAATGGCGGCTAGGGTTTTTATGGAAAAGACGAAGTTAATGGATGGaagaattttattatatttttaaatggaaATTTCTGATATGAAATTAACacacataatcgattaatttaatacataatatcatgttttttaaaaaaatggtttaatgtttcaataggtttttgttttcgttcagaatctcaaatagaacttttttttttgcgttTCAATTAgatctttatttttgtaaaattgaattaaataggACATTTCCGTTAAATTGACGAGACAACGTTAAGTGTTGTATCATTTGGTATGCTGAGTGTGTTATTTTTAACACATGTGTCATTAGCAACGTGGTGGAACTGTGGTACTATCAAAACCATATCAGGATGTTGTTCTATCTTCTGACGGACAGTTTGCGCTTTTCGGCTCCTGGGACGGCGAGCTCCGCCTCTGGGACCTTGCAGCCGGCACCTCCGTGCGCCGTTTTGTTGGACACACCAAGGACGTCCTCTCTGTGGCGTTCTCCATTGACAACCGTCAGATCGTGTCGGCCTCGCGTGACCGcacaatcaaattgtggaatACCCTTGGTGAATGCAAGTACATCATTCAAGACAGTGATGCTCATTCTGATTGGGTTAGCTATGTGCGTTTCAGCCCTAGCACTCTTCAGCCGACTATTGTGTCTGCATCTTGGGACCGCACTGTTAAGGTGTGGAACCTCACGAACTGCAAGCTAAGAAATACCCTTGCTGGACACAGTGGGTATGTGAACACTGTTGTTGTTTCTCTCGATGGTTCTCTGTGTGCCAGTGGTGGAAAAGATGGAGTTATTTTGCTGTGGGATTTGGCTGAGGGTAAGCGTCTCTACTCTCTCGATGTTGTGGGATTTCGCTGTCGTTTCTGCTGGGGCTGCTCCGGGGAGCGGCGGGAGGCGGAGAAAGGGGGGTGGGATGGTATTGGGGGAAGAATTTGAAAGGTTGAGAGGGTTCGATTTTAGGGACAAGGATTTTTGGAGGCTATGCGGTTTGCGGAATTAGGGTTGGGTCGTCAGTTCGCGAAAAAGGAAGGGTTGAGAGGGGAGTGGCTGTAGACTGGTGCCGGAAAACATGGGGTCTAAGGAGGAGACGTCGCCGGAATTACAGAGAGAACGGGGTTCTGTAATTGAATTGCCAACTTTGCCCTAATTGAATTTcccctattttaatttaatttttaattcaaaatttaaaataatagaatttatCCACGTAATGACACATGTGTTAAAAATAACACTGTCAGCATACCAGGTCATACAACACTTAACGTCGTTTCATCAATTTAACGGAAAGGTCctatttatatcaattttacaaaattaaggacccaattgaaacgccaaaaaagaaagggtcctatttgagattctggacgaaaataggaacctattgaaacattaaacctaaaaaaaatacagttCAGCATTTCTTAACGTCATTTGTCAAAACTTAACGAAGGGAACAAaacaaaattgactcaattttacaagtatATGGACCCAATTTTGACGGTTTAAAAAGTGATGACCCACTTAAGATAACCCAATTTTAACGATTTAAAAAGCGATGACCCATTTAAGATTCaccaacaaatatgaggaccaaaagagggtttaaacctatatttaaaaagaagacAATTTTTTCAATCCGTGTGTttgaatagaagaaaaaccACATTTTCCATAAATTTGTgttattcaaattatatatcctCTTGTGGAAACGTATAGTCAAAAGCCTATTTATCTTTAgaagtttatttttcaaattctgAAAGATTAAGACAGGGATAATAAGATCTTTTCAgccaagtaatataaaaaaaataaaataagacattgaataataaaaatagtaaattatgggataaatatataattggtttgatataataatcattttatatactttatttgtaatataatacaaaaaattatatttttagaataaaattttaattttattatttttgtttgaattctaattaaatatgtttttatatagtTAACTTTAAGTGTGAATTGGAATTAATTTTTAAAGCGTGGATTAAgtctttttaaccaaattttattaagtttatttaagattttaagtttgtttttcaattaatattaaagcGAAAATATGTCAATCTGGGTAGCcaatttaattattacaaatGCTTTTGAaaggttaaataaatttaacaaaatttagttaaaaataataaattgatacatttttaagatttaaagactaaattagatcaaagttttgaaaatagactaatttcaattttgattaaaagttaaagaaaCGAAAACTATTTAAAccttaaataatttaatgtatgtttgatatttagtaaattgtttattaaaaaagtttattctTATTAAGATGTGATAGAAGGACTCCTATTAGGTGTTGGACAATGaacataagaaaaataacaaaaaaataataatttttataacttaaatatgcaaaatgttttcatatgatttttttaaaaaaaattataacaaaataattttaactttgtgCACCCCcgtttgaataaaattaaaaaatacattttcgaaaaaaatgttttcttctaATTGCATCCTTTTTTGAAACGCATATAGATAAGTCAGAAGTCTATTATATTTGAAAGATTACTTTTCAAATTCTAAGAGATACTAAAGATTAAGACAGAGATATTATAAGAGCTTTCCAGTgaagtattataaaaaaacaaaataagacaTGACTGATAAGAATAATAAGTATTGGATAATAAGTCgattaagtaaaataaatatcagtaattttatcttaatataaaaaatatatatttgtagttGTTTGGTTTTAGTAATTATTGTCTGTTTATTAGAGGAAATATTAATCTTAATATGCAATTATCATTAAACagattttgtaaatttaaaatttgtattgtttatttttaaaagatagttATAAAATCATGTTAATTTCTTCTTTAATAAGCATATGTGAGAATTAATAAAGATTAAAcatgtatttaattatattatctattaattgaactaaaacaaaattaatttaaaaaagatgaACTTTTTActgtaaaaatgtttttttttcttattttattaaaaaaatgtttctatttGTTGTTACAAACCAATCTTTTTCccaaaacttattttaataaaacatgaaCAATCGTGTGAATCTTAtaacattgaaataaaaatttgtaaaaatattcttgaaaatGATATGGCACATCAAGCCGAATATATATTGTGAAGAtgaactttataaatttataagcGTTAGTATTATTTCTTCTTCATCGAGGTAGTCATTATTCATGAATGAATGATGGTGTgtctctaaaaaaatattttaacgtCCAAGTTAGTCAAGTATGTCATATAATAATTCATgttataaatgtaaatataaattatttacttcAATAGATATACTATTTATAGAATAACTGtagatttataaatttttatctatatGAACCTGAATGGATCACTGACTTATTTATCTCATAAGTCATTTGTCTCCTTCAGAATGTGCTAAGTTAAATAATGTATGATAGGCCAGATTAAGACCATATAAAAATAGGTCGGCTTGTGACTAGGTAGAAATATTCCAGCATGTGAGTAGGAATAGATTGGCATGTGAGAGGGTATGAACAAGGCGACTTGTAATTTGATAGCATCAAACTGACTTACGAACAAATAAATAGAGACTAACTTATGGCCTAGTAGGAATTGGTCGACTTGTGGACGGATTACACATACATCTATAATACAAAacctataaaaattaaattaatatatgataaaaGGGCTCCTAGAAATGTTATTAGGGACttggataatttttttcataaacatcccaaaaagaaaaataaaaataaaattaaaattacttttcataACTTAAATTCGCAAAAGCTTTTTCATATGACttttttgaaattgataaaaaaatttattttaatttaatagaaagacaccttttctttttttctgatGCAAAAGTGTTAATGCTGAATAAACTATATTGTAAACAACTTCCACGACTATTCGAACTAAATATCTCCTAGAGAGTCattttcgcaaagcgaaagGGAGAAATTATTCAAACATAAATCCTGTTTCCTAAAGAGTAACTTTCGCAAAATTATTTCATCATTTTGTGACTTTTAACTCCTGAatgctaaaataaaaaattaaaatgcgTGTAAAacagtagtagtagtagtataGAAAATTGCACCACGGCATAAACACGTTCAAATGTCAATGTTATATAGTGGACCATCGTTATATAGTTGATTCTTGTCTCATGTCTTCATCCTATTCTCACTTCCAACATCAAAGCATTCTTGGACTTTGGAACACACCATATCTCTcaactcagaaaaaaaaaactacaatttttaaaagtatatggagaaaaaatataatcaaactaaatatttatttaattattcctTTTCAAGAAGTCAAacttattgaaataatatttatgtcattcattcaaaataaataatattcagAATAACTTCTCTTGAGAATAATTAAACTAAGCATTTTCTTTATAGAACAGATAGTCCTCATTGtagatttataattaaatttcgtGAGTGGAAGGCGTATTTATTGAATCCAAAGACaaatcatttcattttattaaaaaggtttaatacatcatttgatCTCTATTTTTATGAGTTTTGTTCAAAATGACCCTATCTTTTAAAATACTTCAATAAAGTcccataatttattaaaacatattcAATCCGGTCCTTTTCACTCACGCCATTAAAAATCTAACGGTGCAAATGCCACCTTGGCCAAACCTGACTAAGCTgtgaaatttgatgaatatgtgGCATGTTGCactgttaaatattaaaataaaaataaaaatgacgtAAGGTAGGTGACACATTACTTTTTGTTCCTTGTTCTGAGCATAAGGGAGGCACTTGAAGTTGCAGCACCGCCACTGTCACCGCTATGACAACACCTTCTACAACCCCCAAATCGATTGTCATGGATTTCGATCCCAAATCTTCCACATCACTAGCGCCAAACCCTAACTACGCAAATATCATCAATTGTTTCGCCATTTAAAATCCTTGACGTGAATTGTTCATCAACGGCTGCCGTCTCAAGCTTTCCACTATGTAGTCCGCATACAAGCTCCTTCTCAACAAAGAGAAGATTTATAAGAAACTAATATTGAGATCAAATTTGAAGAGCGTACATAAGTGAGTTAGGTGTTGCTAACCCTAGCCTACTTACTTGATGTTCTTATTGTTGGATTTGAGGTGGAAATAGAGGGTGGAAAGTAATGGTGGAGAGGAAATGGATGGTGGAGTGGAGGTGGACAAAGATGGTAGACTAGAGGTGGAAAGTAATGGTGAGGAGGTGGAAACTAATGATGGAAACTAAGCCAGATATCTTTCATGTGTTTTTCGTTGATATTTATTTGGGACCAAAGTACACacttttaaattgaaaaggGGACCACATTGCACATTTTTTTACCAAAgggaaaactaaatttaacattacATATAAATACCTGAACGTAAACATTGAGCTTCACCTCCACATTGTTTCTGCGTTTCTGGCTTGCGCAATTTGTAGGTTGGTGCTCATGGATGCTGCTTGCGAACTAGGGTTTCTACGATTTGGGTATGTTTATGGTTTTCTACAGGTGTGAATTAGGTTTCTAGGTGTCGCGATTACGATTTTCTTGTTCATATTTGGGTTGGAATTTCTGGTTTGCAGGTTAGGGATTTCGATTCAGTTCTTGCTTAATGGTGGTGAGGCGCAACACATGGTGGAGATTTTGCCCTAATTACTTGCGACGTGGTTTAGGGTTTCATGGTGGCTAGGGTTTGATTTCTAGGTTTTCTATTGCTTTTCTGTGCTTCGAATTGTAGGTCTGTGTTGATGGTGGTGACAGCTACATGGTTGCCTGAGGGTTTGGTGGTGACGCGTTTTGTTCTGCGACGATTAGGGTTTCATGGTGGTGACACAAGGGTTTATGGTCTtagggaaattagggtttttacATTAACATTGCTACATCAATGGGTCACAGTTGCCACGTCATAAAAAATTGGACAGATCACAATTGCCATATCATtacaccgttatgtttttaacgccgtaagaCAAAAGGACCAACTTGAACCGTTTTTAACGAAACATGGGACAATagtgaacttttttaaaaagtaggacaactttgaacataACACTCCAaaatagggaccaaatgatgtattaaacctattggaaaataacaaaaattgtgTCCTAATTCACTGGAACCAACCAAGTATGTAGATACAATGGGAGATTACTCTTGCATATCCTGACTTTATTAAACTAAACGCTAATGGTAATGCTTTAATTAATGCAAAGAGATGTAGTGGGAGATTTAAGAAGTGTggaccatcattggattgttgGTTTGTCAAGGTTTACTTTCTTCAGCATATTCACTA contains:
- the LOC108326353 gene encoding guanine nucleotide-binding protein subunit beta-like protein, with protein sequence MAQISTTNGGSDEVGVPVVVAFIAIEREASTTTASSASSFVTPASTSLTTTTATTSSLAASPSSRSPTPASSQPSAPPPTTSPSSKTSSSTCTLSASSPTFGPSTLTSASYAATILVYNALIDGFCRMGRVDKVMKIKAFMSHNGCVPDLVTYNILLNYCCDEGMVDDALRMVETMERSGAEPDLYSYNDNGRLWLKWLYSTVKVLQRGGTVVLSKPYQDVVLSSDGQFALFGSWDGELRLWDLAAGTSVRRFVGHTKDVLSVAFSIDNRQIVSASRDRTIKLWNTLGECKYIIQDSDAHSDWVSYVRFSPSTLQPTIVSASWDRTVKVWNLTNCKLRNTLAGHSGYVNTVVVSLDGSLCASGGKDGVILLWDLAEGKRLYSLDVVGFRCRFCWGCSGERREAEKGGWDGIGGRI